A window of the Henckelia pumila isolate YLH828 chromosome 3, ASM3356847v2, whole genome shotgun sequence genome harbors these coding sequences:
- the LOC140890098 gene encoding uncharacterized protein, protein MTSFSKVPMFSKEDFDDWKIRMQAHLSALDDDMWFVITDGPLEITKDKKKANLDNMAKDILYKTLDKNTFSKIKTCKTGKEIWEKLIQLCEGNEQTKENKLSVANQKFDNIKMRPGESMAEFDERVSSIVIELNELGKTYPNREVILKVIRGLPKEWDVKTMAIRESKDLNKLELYDLFVDLKAYEFELQTREEDQSTSQLTKALTAVKIESPAKTEKSAEQLRSDAMSLFVKKFGKFIRKNQEGSHRRSFQKKDSVEEPRSCFNCGKTGHFIAD, encoded by the exons ATGACTTCATTCAGCAAAGTTCCTATGTTCTCAAAGGAAGAttttgatgactggaaaattcgcatgcaagcACATCTATCAGCACTAGACGATGACATGTGGTTTGTTATCACTGATGGACCTCTTGAGATCACAAAG gacaaaaagaaggcaaaTCTGGACAATATGGCTAAGGATATCTTGTATAAGACTCTTGACAAGAATACCTTTAGCAAAATCAAGACATGCAAGACTGGAAAAGAGATTTGGGAAAAATTGATCCAACTTTGTGAAGGAAATGAacaaacaaaggaaaacaagctatCTGTAGCTAATCAAAAATTTGACAACATCAAAATGAGACCAGGAGAATCAATGGCAGAGTTTGATGAAAGAGTAAGTAGCATTGTTATTGAGCTCAACGAATTGGGCAAAACATATCCGAACAGGGAAGTCATTCTCAAAGTAATTCGAGGCCTTCCTAAAGAATGGGATGTGAAGACAATGGCCATAAGAGAATCGAAGGACTTGAACAAATTAGAACTGTATGACCTGTTTGTAGATCTAAAAGCATATGAATTCGAGTTACAAACTCGAGAGGAAGATCAGTCTACCTCACAATTGACCAAGGCCTTGACTGCAGTAAAAATTGAGTCACCGGCCAAAACAGAAAAGTCAGCAGAACAACTGAGAAGTGATGCCATGTCCTTGTTTGTAAAgaaatttggaaaatttatcAGAAAAAACCAAGAAGGATCACACAGAAGAAGTTTCCAAAAGAAGGATTCAGTTGAAGAACCAAGAAGTTGTTTCAACTGTGGAAAAACAGGACATTTCATTGCCGATTGA
- the LOC140890099 gene encoding uncharacterized protein, giving the protein MANDHESPSTSEQVFDFSPEEFTKEELIKALHDMVNEYHQLSLAFNEVRAKQKDLQDNSNELSFEQSVEISCLETEITELQTENEQLKIDIKNLTIEIHNMDEIIKSWNKSSRLLTEMNDSQRPTHDKTGLGFGKTVETGESSTLPKLNMCKGKYINFVRAVREHEDEKPILMTWQQIEQMNRRRFGIGFNPHESKAEIAKSPEQTNASQPNLMRGNRGQYHNQHPVQKRYRNIKDIGKGKQHTVSQAHYTPLSRASNLVHTYRNTQTGKLVKVFQEEGINKREEESWYLDSGCSRHITGNDELLSELVEFNGPIITFGDNSKGKTVGKGKIIHDNIIIQYVLLVEILKYNLLSISQMCDYGHSVEFQKLNCIIKDASGNIILTRNRYGNTYKVCWNIQSSKPVCLVASNSKRNWIWHKRLNHLNFKSITSLSKLELVTGLPKIDFSKDKVCSACQFGKQVRSSFKNKCYNSSSRCLELLHMDLFGPIPVTSLGGMKIFGSKCFIHNNGKNHLTAFDAKSDEGIFLGYSSISKAYRVFNKRTLNVEESIHVIFDEDLTIDVTTNTHQLSDLFQEIHLDNDNQDESEDEALPPTRTLQSPEPELVDPVVEDLNIDQIVDTHQNHTIEDIREQHHETTELDQTNITSQDPEAQVISGNQSNTRLKWSKKHPLNSVIAFISQEEPKKIEEALADICWIDAMQEELNQFTRNAVWDLVQRPTHQSFIGTRWVFRNKLNEEGTVVRNKARLVAHGYRQEEGIDYDETYAPVARLEAIRIFLAYASFKNFKEKFEMSMMGELNFFIGLQVRQMDSGTFISQTKYTKELIKKFGMENCTVTTTPMGASIKLDKDKEGISVDATMYRGLIGSLLYLTASRPDIVFAVCLCARFQSNPKQSHFIAGKRILRYLKGTQNVGLWYAKHNSFNLVGYSDADYAGYKLDRKSTSGSCQFLGDRLISWFSKKQTSIATSTTEAEYLAAGSCCAQLL; this is encoded by the exons ATGGCAAATGATCATGAATCTCCATCCACCAGTGAACAGGTATTTGATTTTAGTCCTGAGGAATTTACCAAAGAAGAACTAATCAAAGCTCTTCATGATATGGTAAATGAATATCATCAACTGTCCTTAGCATTTAATGAAGTTAGAGCCAAGCAAAAGGATCTGCAAGACAACTCAAATGAACTCTCCTTTGAACAATCAGTTGAGATAAGCTGTCTTGAAACAGAGATTACTGAGCTCCAAACTGAGAATGAACAGCTCAAGATCGATATCAAGAATCTTACAATCGAAATACATAATATGgatgaaataataaaatcatggaataaatcttcgagACTGTTGACAGAAATGAATGATTCACAAAGACCAACCCATGACAAAACTGGTCTTGGATTTGGTAAGACAGTGGAAACTGGTGAATCAAGCACTCTACCTAAACTGAATATGTGCAAAGGTAAATACATAAACTTTGTACGAGCAGTTAGGGAACATGAAGATGAAAAACCTATTCTGATGACTTGGCAACAAATAGAGCAGATGAACAGAAGAAGATTTGGTATTGGCTTCAATCCTCATGAATCTAAGGCAGAGATTGCTAAAAGTCCTGAACAGACTAATGCATCTCAACCTAATCTCATGAGAGGAAATAGGGGTCAATACCATAATCAACATCCAGTTCAAAAGCGATATAGAAATATCAAGGATATTGGAAAAGGAAAACAACATACAGTTTCACAAGCACATTACACTCCACTATCTAGAGCATCTAACTTAGTGCATACATATAGGAACACACAAACTGGAAAACTGGTTAAAGTATTCCAG GAAGAAGGTATCAATAAAAGGGAAGAAGAAtcatggtatctagacagtggatgctcGAGACACATTACTGGAAATGATGAGCTATTATCTGAGCTTGTTGAATTCAATGGTCCCATTATCACCTTTGGTGACAACTCAAagggtaaaaccgtgggtaagggtaagattatccacgaCAACATTATCATTCAATATGTCCTATTGGTTGAAATTCTCAAATATAACTTACTCAGCATTAGTCAAATGTGTGACTATGGGCACTCTGTTGAATTTCAAAAGTTAAACTGCATTATTAAGGATGCCTCTGGTAACATTATTTTGACACGAAATCGATATGGAAATACTTATAAAGTATGCTGGAATATTCAGTCTAGCAAACCAGTTTGCCTAGTAGCCTCCAATTCTAAGCGCAACTGGATTTGGCACAAGCGACTGAATCATCTTAACTTCAAATCAATTACCAGTCTGAGTAAGCTCGAGCTAGTAACAGGACTGCCcaaaattgatttttcaaaagacaaagtctGCTCAGCTTGTCAATTTGGGAAGCAAGTTAGATCATCTTTTAAAAACAAGTGTTATAACTCATCTTCCCGATGCTTAGAACTGTTACATATGGACTTATTTGGTCCAATCCCAGTAacaagcttagggggaatgaa GATCTTCGGGAGTAAatgcttcattcacaacaatggtaaaaaTCATCTGACCgcatttgatgcaaagtcagatGAGGGTATTTTTCTAGGGTATTCCTCAATCAGTAAAGCTTACAGAGTCTTCAACAAAAGAACTCTAAATGTTGAGGAATCAatccatgttatttttgatgaagatCTTACTATTGATGTTACAACTAATACTCATCAACTCTCAGATCTATTTCAAGAAATACATTTGGACAACGATAATCAGGATGAAAGTGAAGACGAAGCTTTACCACCCACAAGAACTCTTCAATCTCCTGAACCGGAACTAGTTGATCCAGTAGTTGAGGATCTTAACATTGATCAAATAGTTGATACTCACCAAAATCACACAATTGAGGATATTAGAGAACAACACCATGAGACCACAGAGCTTGACCAAACTAACATAACTAGTCAAGATCCAGAAGCTCAAGTAATCAGTGGAAATCAGTCTAATACTAGACTGAAATGGTCCAAAAAGCATCCACTCAATTCTGTTATTG CCTTCATATCTCAAGAAGAgccaaagaaaattgaagaagcaTTGGCTGACATCTGTTGGATAGATGCAATGCAAGAAGAGCTAAATCAGTTTACTAGAAATGCAGTCTGGGATCTCGTTCAAAGACCAACACATCAATCATTCATTGGCACTCGATGGGTCTTTAGAAACAAGCTAAATGAAGAAGGAACTGTGGTTAGAAATAAGGCAAGATTAGTAGCTCACGGatacagacaagaagaaggaattgactatgacgaaacttaTGCACCAGTAGCTAGACTGGAAGCAATAAGAATATTTCTTGCTTATGCTTCATTCAAGAACTTCAAG GAAaaattcgagatgagcatgatgggtgaaCTGAATTTCTTTATTGGATTACAAGTTCGACAAATGGACAGTGGAACATTTATAAGCCAAACTAAGTATACCAAGGAATTAATCAAAAAGTTTGGTATGGAAAATTGCACGGTTACAACAACTCCCATGGGTGCATCAATCAAACTTGACAAAGACAAAGAGGGAATATCAGTTGATGCtacaatgtatcgaggtctaatTGGGTCATTGCTTTATTTAACAGCCAGTAGACCTGACATTGTTTTTGCAGTATGTttatgtgcaagatttcaatcaAATCCTAAGCAATCCCACTTCATAGCTGGAAAGAGGATACTGAGGTATCTAAAGGGAACTCAAAATGTTGGCCTATGGTATGCTAAGCACAACTCCTTCAATCTAGTTGGATACTCAGATGCTGATTATGCTGGATATAAACTGGATAGAAAAAGTACCAGTggatcatgtcaattccttggggaTAGACTGATTTCATGGTTTAGCAAGAAACAGACATCCATTGCAACCTCCACGACGGAAGCTGAATACTTAGCTGCAGGAAGTTGCTGTGCTCAACTGCTCTAG
- the LOC140891471 gene encoding inactive receptor-like serine/threonine-protein kinase At2g40270 isoform X2, which produces MEGEGLRISRSCLLAAIRVALLKFKERVVSDPYGALWNWRYEKGVNTPCSWLGVGCSEGYHVVVLNLKNLCLSGTLSPDIGYLVHAKFIILRNNSFSGAIPREIVDLKDLEVLDLSYNNFSGQLPCHNTFTGKLTQDEIYGPKVQAEDSRLFISRNSRQMENMKWRKLLQEYPKQRLAWFLPFPVISPPPPPDFSSSPPSLNPVSPPSPLPPHVSPPSFYAPAERPSAQNTSTSREYRHQLLIVTSAIGGCLVLVIFVTGMLFCYCVKMTPVKPWVSGISGQLQRAFVTGVPKLKRSELEAACEDFSNVIGSSSVCTLYKGTLSSGVEIAVASINAVASAKEWTSSQESQFRNKIDTLSKVNHKNFVNLLGYCMEDEPFTRMLVFEYAPNGTLFEHLHIKEAEHLDWETRLRIAMGSAYCLEHMHQLTPALVHRNLTSSTVYLAEDYAAKLSDFIYQHDDWSAVDIEPTRQNNVYSFGVLLFEMITGRLPQSVGGDNSLQNWASDSLRVQNIREIVDPTLTTYDEEQLQKIGDVIRLCTNPEQRGRPTMKEVCAMMREVTTVGPDGAVPKLSPLWWAELEVLSTEAD; this is translated from the exons ATGGAAGGGGAAGGGCTTCGGATATCTCGAAGTTGCCTCTTGGCGGCAATAC GCGTGGCCTTGCTCAAGTTTAAAGAGAGAGTAGTGAGTGATCCATATGGGGCCTTGTGGAATTGGAGATATGAAAAAGGAGTGAACACCCCATGTTCTTGGCTTGGAGTTGGGTGTTCTGAAGGATATCATGTTGTTGTTCT GAACCTGAAAAATCTGTGCCTGAGTGGTACTCTATCTCCTGATATTGGGTACCTGGTTCATGCAAAATTCAT AATTTTGCGCAACAATTCTTTTTCGGGTGCCATTCCCAGAGAGATTGTGGATTTAAAAGATTTGGAGGTACTAGACTTGAGTTATAATAACTTCAGTGGACAGCTTCCATGCCACAATACTTTTACCGGAAAATT AACACAAGATGAAATTTACGGACCTAAAGTTCAAGCAGAGGATAGCCGCCTGTTCATCTCAAG GAACTCAAGGCAGATGGAGAATATGAAATGGCGAAAATTGCTACAGGAGTATCCTAAACAGAGGCTCGCATGGTTTCTTCCTTTTCCTGTGATAAGTCCGCCTCCTCCCCCTGATTTTTCTTCGTCCCCACCTTCTCTAAATCCAGTTTCGCCGCCATCCCCATTGCCTCCTCATGTTTCTCCGCCATCATTCTACGCCCCAGCAGAAAGGCCAAGTGCACAAAACACAAGTACTTCCAGGGAATATCGCCATCAACTACTTATAGTCACTTCAGCCATTGGAGGGTGTCTAGTGCTTGTAATTTTTGTCACTGGAATGCTGTTTTGCTATTGTGTTAAGATGACTCCCGTCAAGCCATGGGTTTCCGGAATAAGTGGTCAGCTGCAGAGAGCATTTGTCACCG GGGTTCCAAAGCTTAAAAGATCGGAACTTGAGGCAGCTTGTGAAGATTTTAGCAATGTGATTGGTTCTTCATCAGTTTGTACATTGTATAAAGGTACATTATCGAGTGGAGTAGAAATCGCAGTTGCCTCTATTAATGCAGTGGCATCTGCGAAGGAGTGGACGAGTAGTCAGGAGTCCCAGTTCAGGAATAAG ATTGACACCCTATCGAAAGTGAATCACAAAAACTTTGTTAACCTTCTTGGATATTGCATGGAAGATGAACCTTTCACCAGAATGTTGGTTTTTGAATATGCTCCCAATGGAACTCTTTTTGAACATCTGCATA TTAAAGAAGCTGAACACCTTGACTGGGAAACACGATTAAGAATCGCAATGGGCAGTGCATACTGTCTCGAGCACATGCACCAATTAACACCGGCATTAGTCCACAGGAACTTAACTTCCTCGACTGTATACCTAGCTGAAGATTATGCTGCTAAACTATCAGATTTTATCTACCAACACGACGACTGGAGTGCGGTTGACATTGAACCAACTAGACAGAACAATGTTTACAGCTTTGGTGTTTTGCTATTCGAGATGATAACCGGTAGGCTTCCCCAATCGGTTGGTGGTGATAATTCGCTTCAAAACTGGGCATCGGATTCTCTTAGAGTGCAAAATATAAGGGAAATCGTCGACCCCACATTAACAACCTATGATGAAGAACAACTTCAGAAGATTGGTGATGTGATCAGATTGTGTACTAACCCGGAGCAGAGGGGAAGACCGACTATGAAAGAAGTTTGTGCGATGATGCGAGAGGTAACGACGGTTGGACCAGACGGAGCGGTGCCGAAATTGTCACCTCTTTGGTGGGCAGAGCTTGAGGTTTTGTCAACTGAGGCTGACTGA
- the LOC140891471 gene encoding inactive receptor-like serine/threonine-protein kinase At2g40270 isoform X1, which produces MEGEGLRISRSCLLAAIRTCFVLLLNSSFCWSLNDEGVALLKFKERVVSDPYGALWNWRYEKGVNTPCSWLGVGCSEGYHVVVLNLKNLCLSGTLSPDIGYLVHAKFIILRNNSFSGAIPREIVDLKDLEVLDLSYNNFSGQLPCHNTFTGKLTQDEIYGPKVQAEDSRLFISRNSRQMENMKWRKLLQEYPKQRLAWFLPFPVISPPPPPDFSSSPPSLNPVSPPSPLPPHVSPPSFYAPAERPSAQNTSTSREYRHQLLIVTSAIGGCLVLVIFVTGMLFCYCVKMTPVKPWVSGISGQLQRAFVTGVPKLKRSELEAACEDFSNVIGSSSVCTLYKGTLSSGVEIAVASINAVASAKEWTSSQESQFRNKIDTLSKVNHKNFVNLLGYCMEDEPFTRMLVFEYAPNGTLFEHLHIKEAEHLDWETRLRIAMGSAYCLEHMHQLTPALVHRNLTSSTVYLAEDYAAKLSDFIYQHDDWSAVDIEPTRQNNVYSFGVLLFEMITGRLPQSVGGDNSLQNWASDSLRVQNIREIVDPTLTTYDEEQLQKIGDVIRLCTNPEQRGRPTMKEVCAMMREVTTVGPDGAVPKLSPLWWAELEVLSTEAD; this is translated from the exons ATGGAAGGGGAAGGGCTTCGGATATCTCGAAGTTGCCTCTTGGCGGCAATACGTACGTGCTTTGTTTTGCTGCTGAACTCAAGTTTTTGTTGGTCTCTCAATGATGAAG GCGTGGCCTTGCTCAAGTTTAAAGAGAGAGTAGTGAGTGATCCATATGGGGCCTTGTGGAATTGGAGATATGAAAAAGGAGTGAACACCCCATGTTCTTGGCTTGGAGTTGGGTGTTCTGAAGGATATCATGTTGTTGTTCT GAACCTGAAAAATCTGTGCCTGAGTGGTACTCTATCTCCTGATATTGGGTACCTGGTTCATGCAAAATTCAT AATTTTGCGCAACAATTCTTTTTCGGGTGCCATTCCCAGAGAGATTGTGGATTTAAAAGATTTGGAGGTACTAGACTTGAGTTATAATAACTTCAGTGGACAGCTTCCATGCCACAATACTTTTACCGGAAAATT AACACAAGATGAAATTTACGGACCTAAAGTTCAAGCAGAGGATAGCCGCCTGTTCATCTCAAG GAACTCAAGGCAGATGGAGAATATGAAATGGCGAAAATTGCTACAGGAGTATCCTAAACAGAGGCTCGCATGGTTTCTTCCTTTTCCTGTGATAAGTCCGCCTCCTCCCCCTGATTTTTCTTCGTCCCCACCTTCTCTAAATCCAGTTTCGCCGCCATCCCCATTGCCTCCTCATGTTTCTCCGCCATCATTCTACGCCCCAGCAGAAAGGCCAAGTGCACAAAACACAAGTACTTCCAGGGAATATCGCCATCAACTACTTATAGTCACTTCAGCCATTGGAGGGTGTCTAGTGCTTGTAATTTTTGTCACTGGAATGCTGTTTTGCTATTGTGTTAAGATGACTCCCGTCAAGCCATGGGTTTCCGGAATAAGTGGTCAGCTGCAGAGAGCATTTGTCACCG GGGTTCCAAAGCTTAAAAGATCGGAACTTGAGGCAGCTTGTGAAGATTTTAGCAATGTGATTGGTTCTTCATCAGTTTGTACATTGTATAAAGGTACATTATCGAGTGGAGTAGAAATCGCAGTTGCCTCTATTAATGCAGTGGCATCTGCGAAGGAGTGGACGAGTAGTCAGGAGTCCCAGTTCAGGAATAAG ATTGACACCCTATCGAAAGTGAATCACAAAAACTTTGTTAACCTTCTTGGATATTGCATGGAAGATGAACCTTTCACCAGAATGTTGGTTTTTGAATATGCTCCCAATGGAACTCTTTTTGAACATCTGCATA TTAAAGAAGCTGAACACCTTGACTGGGAAACACGATTAAGAATCGCAATGGGCAGTGCATACTGTCTCGAGCACATGCACCAATTAACACCGGCATTAGTCCACAGGAACTTAACTTCCTCGACTGTATACCTAGCTGAAGATTATGCTGCTAAACTATCAGATTTTATCTACCAACACGACGACTGGAGTGCGGTTGACATTGAACCAACTAGACAGAACAATGTTTACAGCTTTGGTGTTTTGCTATTCGAGATGATAACCGGTAGGCTTCCCCAATCGGTTGGTGGTGATAATTCGCTTCAAAACTGGGCATCGGATTCTCTTAGAGTGCAAAATATAAGGGAAATCGTCGACCCCACATTAACAACCTATGATGAAGAACAACTTCAGAAGATTGGTGATGTGATCAGATTGTGTACTAACCCGGAGCAGAGGGGAAGACCGACTATGAAAGAAGTTTGTGCGATGATGCGAGAGGTAACGACGGTTGGACCAGACGGAGCGGTGCCGAAATTGTCACCTCTTTGGTGGGCAGAGCTTGAGGTTTTGTCAACTGAGGCTGACTGA